The following are encoded in a window of Methanobrevibacter ruminantium M1 genomic DNA:
- a CDS encoding radical SAM protein — translation MNKINILSVSRLRTYTDGDGITSLVATMGCPLRCAYCLNPSSWDGTAYPKSLTVDELYEELKRDNIYFLSTGGGIAFGGGEPLLYHKFIRKFIEKYSSTKWKFYLESSLSYKTDSLKDIIDLIDYFYIDCKDMDKTRYELYTKGDYDLFFGNLIYLKEHVDNNKIKIRVPRIKGLHKSDEAESNLKVLQEMGFTNIEIFDYIDDVEIHKPISDKAIRNKKDFLERIKE, via the coding sequence ATGAATAAAATCAACATCCTATCAGTATCTCGCCTTAGAACATATACAGATGGAGATGGAATAACAAGCCTTGTAGCAACTATGGGATGTCCATTAAGATGTGCATACTGCCTTAATCCAAGCTCATGGGATGGTACGGCCTATCCAAAATCCTTGACTGTGGATGAGCTATACGAAGAGCTAAAAAGAGACAATATCTACTTTCTCTCAACAGGTGGAGGGATAGCATTCGGCGGAGGAGAGCCTCTCTTATACCATAAATTCATAAGGAAGTTCATAGAAAAGTACAGCTCCACCAAATGGAAATTCTATTTGGAAAGCTCCCTATCATATAAGACAGATTCCTTAAAAGATATAATCGACCTTATCGACTACTTCTATATAGACTGCAAGGACATGGACAAGACCAGATATGAGCTATACACAAAAGGAGACTACGATCTCTTCTTCGGCAATCTAATCTATCTAAAGGAACATGTGGACAATAACAAAATAAAGATAAGAGTTCCAAGGATAAAGGGATTGCATAAATCTGATGAAGCTGAATCAAACCTTAAAGTGCTTCAAGAGATGGGATTTACAAATATAGAAATATTTGACTACATTGATGATGTTGAAATCCATAAGCCAATATCTGATAAGGCCATAAGAAACAAAAAAGACTTTTTAGAAAGAATAAAAGAATAA
- a CDS encoding phage holin family protein: protein MRDIEELKKTPGLSLKRYLILFIANLIGLYLISFGLDFTVTNLGRVIIFIFFISIFNAAIWPLVTRIYMPLMVWTFGIGALLLNGGVFAFFGPYFGLDISGWGIVLAPLTIALITIVLSTLMDAEDDGTYYQAVLREAQTKRKGEIKDYPGLIIVEIDGLAYDVLLEAVEKGVMPTVKSMIDNKTHILKKWETDLSSQTGASQAGILHGNNENITAFRWIEKENNNQMMQCSGVTKVKVLEERISDGNGLLVENGASRSNLFSGDTDNVIFTFSKITDLRKLYNGAWFSIFSNPSEFARIVILVIEDMVHEIYSQLKHSILNIRPRISRGIAYIPTRAGTNVFMREINTETLIGDMLIGDIDVAYSTYLGYDEIAHHSGVRDEDVWFALKGMDKQIRRLIYGNKYSPREYEFVIQSDHGQTNGATFKQRYGQSFEDFVKSLLPHETNIYAKMSSNEDHFAEVYIPFKDRIDKFKNRNKPDEDKLISESEVIVLASGNLAMIYLTRWSHRLTYEEINEMFPDMISEIVNNEYVGFVLVRSSENGDMAIGKNGIYYLDSDEIEGENPLIGFGDNVTQHLKRNSSFQYTPDILVNSFYDVENDEVCAFEELVGSHGGVGGSQSEPFILYPSDWDIPDEEIVGAENIYRILKDNLAKMKEK from the coding sequence ATGAGAGACATTGAAGAACTTAAAAAGACACCAGGACTGTCACTTAAAAGATATCTTATTCTTTTTATTGCAAATCTTATCGGATTGTATCTAATCAGCTTTGGATTGGATTTCACCGTCACCAATCTAGGCAGAGTCATAATATTCATATTTTTCATAAGCATCTTCAATGCAGCAATATGGCCTCTGGTAACAAGGATATACATGCCCCTTATGGTTTGGACCTTTGGAATCGGAGCACTCCTTTTAAACGGAGGGGTCTTTGCCTTCTTCGGCCCATACTTTGGCTTAGACATATCAGGATGGGGAATAGTCCTTGCCCCATTAACAATTGCCCTTATTACAATCGTCCTATCAACCCTTATGGACGCTGAGGATGATGGCACATATTATCAGGCTGTTCTTAGAGAAGCCCAAACTAAAAGAAAAGGAGAGATTAAGGATTATCCTGGGCTAATCATTGTTGAAATCGATGGGCTTGCATATGACGTGCTCTTGGAAGCTGTAGAGAAAGGAGTCATGCCAACTGTCAAGTCAATGATTGACAACAAAACCCATATCCTTAAAAAATGGGAGACTGACCTCTCCTCTCAAACCGGAGCCAGCCAAGCAGGTATCCTACATGGAAACAATGAAAACATCACCGCCTTCAGATGGATTGAAAAGGAAAACAACAATCAGATGATGCAGTGCTCTGGAGTTACAAAGGTAAAGGTTCTTGAAGAGAGAATATCAGACGGTAACGGCTTGCTTGTTGAAAATGGGGCAAGCAGATCAAACCTCTTTTCAGGGGATACAGACAATGTCATATTTACCTTCAGCAAAATAACAGACCTTAGAAAGCTTTACAATGGCGCTTGGTTTTCAATCTTTTCAAATCCAAGCGAATTCGCACGTATAGTAATTTTAGTCATAGAAGACATGGTCCATGAGATCTATTCCCAACTTAAGCACAGCATACTAAATATCCGTCCAAGAATCTCAAGGGGCATCGCATATATTCCAACAAGGGCCGGAACAAATGTCTTCATGAGGGAAATCAATACCGAAACCCTTATTGGGGACATGCTGATTGGAGACATTGACGTTGCATATTCAACATATCTAGGCTATGACGAGATTGCCCACCATTCAGGAGTGAGAGATGAGGATGTATGGTTTGCCCTTAAGGGAATGGACAAGCAGATAAGGCGCTTGATCTATGGAAACAAATACTCTCCAAGGGAATATGAGTTTGTCATACAGTCAGACCATGGCCAAACCAATGGTGCAACATTCAAGCAAAGATATGGCCAGTCATTTGAGGACTTTGTAAAGTCCTTGCTTCCTCACGAGACCAATATCTATGCAAAGATGTCCTCAAACGAAGACCACTTTGCAGAGGTCTACATTCCATTTAAAGATAGAATAGATAAATTTAAAAACAGGAACAAGCCAGATGAGGATAAGCTGATTTCAGAGTCTGAAGTTATTGTCCTTGCCTCTGGAAACCTTGCAATGATCTATCTTACCCGATGGAGCCATAGGCTGACTTATGAAGAGATCAATGAGATGTTTCCAGATATGATAAGTGAAATAGTGAATAATGAATATGTAGGATTTGTTTTAGTCCGCTCATCTGAAAATGGTGATATGGCAATAGGCAAGAATGGAATTTATTACCTGGATAGCGATGAGATAGAAGGGGAAAATCCTCTCATTGGATTTGGAGACAATGTTACCCAACATCTTAAAAGAAACAGCTCATTCCAGTACACACCGGACATTCTTGTAAACAGCTTTTATGATGTGGAAAATGATGAGGTATGTGCATTTGAAGAGCTGGTTGGAAGCCATGGAGGCGTTGGAGGAAGCCAGTCAGAGCCATTTATTTTATATCCATCAGATTGGGACATTCCAGATGAGGAGATTGTAGGTGCTGAGAATATATATAGGATATTGAAGGATAATTTGGCTAAGATGAAAGAAAAATAG
- a CDS encoding phage head morphogenesis protein — protein sequence MTEEINEKINTQLEEEIKGFGTRVVEIFKNTKSTKKENEDPEDDNTKKSQEFITVAEFNEFKIETLEFVTEMNNKANNLIKASEKFGDPEDDYAEIVNKVDTLLQGLHNELLGKEITIEDRLDKRNTLVRMSLKVHQSKRILKLLDKQSQMRSAEENNLKKDLSKWFHKLERRIQNLIDIYYENELFFLHINKVTTIVEDMKPEYNTILLKHGLTVFYNARETATTLYTIQQKKVSSKTGLYEPKIMRETDVGLFRTNPEIEDSLRYSTFQASNSTLIRVSKNITNNLADSYHKGLGIEDVGHKITEEFTGLKGWQAKRIARTEINSASNVGTFSVYDELGVEYHMWWTGNDARVRDSHKPLHSHIVAVGNTFSNGLLHPGDKSGPINEWINCRCTSVPYIIPLGMMAPPGVKEFTEDQLIPIPDYDSSKDRGKIINSSSNSFNNVLKVPNNKLKKEGHNFRKKELEELLELKIREKSLKQPIIKSDNTPLVELEHPILKRELDNFDKFLEDKDIEYFQMYTFDGREASKLYIGKMHEVDVPNEEIIEAVRKGGKISVHNHPTNFDNMHSISDIYTQIETGIELNIVKSYTKKYIVVAEDLSSKERKYLLNQLEKIEKKYNEFIEKEKKPYLRGLDKIDLTVAEREYAEEIIHQYVVINNYDKYEKVMSYFFKANPSIDLYVYDI from the coding sequence ATGACCGAAGAAATAAATGAAAAAATAAACACTCAACTCGAAGAAGAGATCAAAGGATTCGGCACACGTGTAGTAGAAATATTTAAAAACACAAAATCAACTAAAAAAGAAAATGAAGATCCTGAAGATGATAACACTAAAAAATCACAGGAATTCATAACTGTAGCAGAATTTAATGAGTTCAAAATCGAAACCCTCGAGTTTGTAACTGAAATGAACAATAAGGCCAATAATCTTATTAAAGCCTCTGAAAAATTCGGAGACCCTGAAGATGACTATGCTGAGATTGTCAATAAAGTAGATACTTTGTTGCAAGGATTGCATAATGAACTTTTAGGCAAGGAAATTACAATTGAAGACCGATTGGACAAGAGGAACACATTAGTAAGAATGTCATTGAAAGTGCATCAGTCAAAAAGGATTCTAAAACTTTTAGACAAACAGTCACAGATGCGTTCTGCAGAAGAAAATAATCTTAAAAAAGACTTGAGCAAATGGTTCCACAAACTGGAAAGAAGAATACAGAACCTCATAGACATCTACTATGAAAATGAACTGTTCTTCCTCCATATCAACAAGGTTACCACTATCGTAGAGGATATGAAGCCAGAATACAATACCATACTCTTGAAGCATGGGTTGACAGTATTCTACAATGCCCGGGAAACTGCCACCACATTGTACACTATTCAACAGAAAAAGGTTTCCAGTAAGACAGGCCTCTACGAACCAAAAATCATGCGAGAAACTGATGTCGGATTGTTCCGTACCAACCCAGAAATAGAAGACAGCCTAAGGTACAGCACATTTCAAGCTAGTAATTCCACATTGATTCGTGTTAGTAAAAATATCACCAACAACCTAGCAGATAGCTACCATAAAGGATTAGGAATCGAGGATGTTGGGCATAAGATTACTGAGGAATTCACTGGTTTGAAAGGTTGGCAAGCAAAGCGAATAGCAAGGACGGAGATTAATTCCGCAAGCAATGTAGGAACATTCAGTGTTTACGATGAACTTGGTGTAGAATACCATATGTGGTGGACAGGCAATGATGCCCGTGTAAGAGATTCACATAAGCCTTTGCATAGCCATATAGTAGCAGTTGGTAACACTTTCAGCAATGGCTTGTTGCATCCTGGAGACAAATCAGGACCCATAAATGAGTGGATTAATTGTCGTTGCACTAGTGTGCCCTATATTATTCCGTTGGGTATGATGGCCCCTCCAGGAGTAAAAGAGTTTACTGAAGATCAACTGATACCTATTCCAGATTATGATTCTAGTAAAGATAGAGGAAAAATCATTAATTCTTCATCAAATAGTTTTAATAATGTGTTGAAAGTTCCAAATAATAAATTAAAAAAAGAAGGACATAATTTTAGAAAAAAAGAACTGGAAGAGCTTTTAGAACTTAAAATTCGTGAAAAATCTCTAAAACAACCCATTATAAAATCCGATAACACTCCATTAGTTGAATTAGAGCATCCTATACTAAAAAGAGAATTAGACAATTTTGACAAATTTTTAGAAGATAAAGATATTGAATATTTTCAAATGTATACTTTTGATGGTAGGGAAGCTTCAAAATTGTATATTGGTAAAATGCATGAGGTTGATGTGCCTAATGAAGAAATAATTGAAGCAGTTAGGAAAGGAGGGAAAATCTCAGTACATAATCATCCTACTAATTTTGATAATATGCATTCTATTTCAGATATTTATACTCAAATTGAAACAGGAATAGAATTAAATATAGTTAAATCATATACTAAAAAATATATTGTAGTTGCAGAAGATTTATCTTCTAAAGAAAGAAAATATTTACTTAATCAATTAGAAAAAATTGAAAAAAAATATAATGAATTTATAGAAAAAGAAAAAAAACCTTATTTAAGAGGATTGGATAAAATAGATTTAACAGTTGCTGAAAGAGAATATGCCGAAGAAATTATACATCAATATGTAGTAATTAACAATTATGATAAATATGAAAAAGTGATGAGTTATTTCTTTAAAGCGAATCCAAGTATTGATTTATATGTTTATGATATTTAG
- a CDS encoding HEAT repeat domain-containing protein, which produces MGFIDKLKKGIGRKNKEKSSKRDTQKDTGLKRKSPPIDKASFDGSDEEYKLFESIMSYRDEPVVHSILRKISDDRLLIEIGKSHPFLELRRDAILKIKHASREDLIELFDLNEDRWGIGLRNAIASKFTKEQLMEINDERKLREIIRYSNEENANCIYDKINDEELLIDIVCLTRYESIRDKFVERFKNDPEVMRRCLESSRSPELKSKVAQYINNDKELKKYILSQNDWNNTVEYALNEMKDEKIANEALYEFAHKGKNQLNKSIEFMSDDETLLNIALEYYNLDYDRYYFEIGMALDRINDDSLLVDLMHNETDETLRRLAAKYIKSEEALKEFVNDPNENVRKIAIRATCKNSLDKFMDLFNNDEIILDDHFILDGDGIYETITINRDNVTIDGKNHKLECINPKIELRIEANNFSIKNIETNMLIRLNEGSLNISNSIIDKSIEINEGNLTGENSTFDRRIKNINGSLNLTDCNIDQIFNESSLSLKGCIIGSIKNDDSCNIDNCTINEFLYNNGRCKIENSKVESASRNYSNPYDGGGAISNGQNASMELTKCILAKNSTDKNGGVIRNIGSINLYDCIFEDNKAGLSGGAIFNEGRLTASRCKFKNNLVEFPRYGSFSRATGRYHFIKHGNSILNLAFMDLFNCQFITDKINDAPEIIAQFGKDSYLNIENCQFSTNKKTSVDAIEGGLNFNNAKFKVSFDDVEEINLANEGPEETGSINKNLKETSSTNEGLKERRSTNKGLKETSSINKGEETTVSSKNEDIDAESILENFKGFEYLDDLINDGSSEITLDCNIQMHELEQAFYEGGIEIYEDNLTIDGQYHTIDANNLSRIFHITGNGIVIKNIKFKNGYYYQDYFDNSKDGGGVLCITHSASAKIINCEFSNNESRQSGGVVKNNSDSLEIIDSNFRDNKVIYQKGGCIINNASLTLRNCSFKNNFSNAGSCVFNSEDSSLKIFDCEFNNNTSRKDFEAGGVRFSLEVPSSGGAIANEGSL; this is translated from the coding sequence ATGGGATTTATAGATAAATTAAAAAAAGGAATAGGCAGAAAAAATAAAGAAAAAAGCTCTAAAAGAGATACCCAAAAGGACACTGGATTGAAGAGGAAATCTCCACCTATTGACAAGGCATCTTTTGATGGTAGCGATGAGGAATACAAATTATTTGAAAGCATAATGTCCTATAGGGACGAGCCAGTCGTCCATAGTATCTTAAGAAAAATAAGTGACGATCGCCTATTGATTGAAATTGGAAAATCCCATCCGTTTCTTGAACTTCGACGTGACGCAATCCTAAAGATAAAACATGCCTCAAGAGAAGACTTGATTGAGCTCTTTGACCTTAACGAGGACAGATGGGGCATCGGATTAAGAAACGCTATCGCAAGCAAGTTCACCAAAGAGCAACTAATGGAAATAAATGATGAAAGGAAATTGAGAGAGATAATACGATATTCAAATGAGGAAAATGCAAATTGCATCTATGACAAGATAAATGATGAGGAGCTTCTCATTGATATCGTATGCCTTACAAGGTATGAAAGCATACGAGACAAGTTTGTGGAAAGATTTAAAAACGATCCAGAAGTGATGAGAAGATGCCTGGAATCCAGCAGAAGCCCTGAGCTTAAGTCTAAAGTAGCCCAATACATAAACAATGACAAGGAACTAAAGAAATACATCCTATCCCAAAATGATTGGAACAACACCGTTGAATATGCCTTAAATGAGATGAAGGATGAGAAAATTGCAAATGAAGCATTATACGAATTCGCCCATAAAGGAAAGAATCAGCTCAACAAGTCAATAGAGTTCATGAGCGATGATGAGACCCTATTGAATATTGCCTTGGAATATTACAATCTGGATTATGACAGATACTACTTTGAGATTGGAATGGCCCTTGATAGAATCAATGACGATAGCCTTTTAGTGGACCTGATGCATAATGAGACTGATGAGACTCTTCGCAGGCTTGCTGCAAAATACATTAAAAGCGAAGAAGCGTTAAAGGAGTTCGTCAATGACCCTAATGAGAACGTGCGCAAAATAGCAATCAGAGCCACCTGCAAAAACAGCCTGGATAAATTTATGGATCTATTCAACAATGATGAAATCATCCTTGACGATCATTTCATATTGGATGGGGACGGCATATATGAAACAATCACCATAAATCGGGACAATGTGACAATTGATGGGAAAAACCATAAGCTTGAATGCATCAACCCTAAAATCGAGCTTAGGATTGAAGCAAACAATTTCAGCATAAAGAATATAGAGACCAATATGCTGATTCGCCTTAATGAAGGCTCCTTAAACATCTCCAATTCCATCATAGACAAGTCCATTGAAATTAATGAGGGGAACTTGACTGGAGAAAACTCCACATTTGACAGAAGAATCAAAAACATTAATGGAAGCTTGAATCTGACAGATTGCAATATTGATCAAATCTTCAATGAATCTTCCCTAAGCCTTAAAGGCTGTATAATAGGCTCCATTAAGAATGATGATTCCTGCAATATAGATAACTGTACAATAAACGAATTCCTATACAACAATGGAAGATGCAAGATTGAAAATTCTAAAGTGGAATCAGCAAGCAGAAATTATAGCAATCCTTATGATGGGGGAGGAGCCATTTCAAATGGGCAGAACGCTTCAATGGAACTTACAAAATGCATATTGGCAAAGAATTCTACCGACAAGAATGGAGGAGTCATTAGGAATATAGGCTCAATAAACCTATATGACTGCATCTTTGAAGACAATAAGGCCGGATTATCCGGCGGAGCCATCTTCAATGAGGGCAGGCTAACAGCTTCAAGGTGCAAGTTTAAAAACAATCTGGTTGAATTTCCGAGATATGGCTCATTTAGCCGCGCAACTGGAAGATATCATTTCATTAAGCATGGAAACTCCATTTTAAACCTGGCATTTATGGATCTCTTCAACTGTCAGTTCATCACTGATAAGATAAATGACGCTCCTGAAATCATTGCCCAATTCGGTAAAGACAGCTATCTCAATATTGAAAACTGTCAATTTTCAACTAATAAAAAGACTTCTGTTGATGCAATAGAGGGAGGATTGAACTTTAATAATGCGAAGTTTAAAGTTTCCTTTGATGATGTTGAAGAAATAAACCTAGCAAATGAGGGTCCTGAAGAAACAGGTTCTATAAATAAAAATCTTAAAGAAACCAGCTCTACAAATGAAGGTCTTAAAGAAAGAAGATCTACAAATAAAGGTCTTAAAGAAACAAGCTCTATAAATAAAGGTGAAGAAACAACAGTAAGCTCTAAAAATGAAGATATAGATGCAGAAAGCATTTTAGAAAACTTCAAGGGCTTTGAATATCTTGATGATTTGATTAACGACGGCTCAAGTGAAATAACCCTTGACTGCAATATCCAAATGCATGAACTGGAGCAGGCATTCTATGAAGGGGGAATAGAAATCTACGAAGACAATCTGACAATTGATGGGCAATACCATACAATCGATGCAAACAATCTCTCTAGAATATTCCATATAACCGGAAATGGCATTGTCATTAAAAACATCAAGTTTAAAAACGGATATTACTATCAGGATTATTTTGATAATTCAAAAGATGGGGGAGGAGTATTATGCATAACCCATAGTGCTTCAGCAAAAATCATAAACTGTGAATTTTCAAATAACGAATCCAGACAATCTGGAGGAGTCGTGAAAAACAATTCAGATTCCTTGGAAATCATAGATTCCAACTTTAGAGACAATAAGGTAATCTATCAAAAAGGAGGATGCATAATCAATAATGCCTCATTGACCTTAAGAAACTGCAGCTTTAAAAATAACTTTTCAAATGCCGGATCATGCGTATTTAACAGTGAA
- a CDS encoding XkdF-like putative serine protease domain-containing protein, with amino-acid sequence MLPVFIPNLPDCEYQYGEKPLTADQIIQFARDYEEWLIVDLEHEFLYTGQVIGTVIKSHVNTEPVTVKFIDSTPREYPTGTWFVTLKITNQDVIQGIHNEHYTGGSATTIEREDTDKLRKILNVPITSTTKSKIKRIPISEIKNPVVITISIVHSPCVPLANFVV; translated from the coding sequence ATGCTACCCGTATTCATACCAAACTTACCGGATTGTGAATACCAATATGGGGAAAAGCCCTTGACCGCAGATCAAATAATCCAATTCGCAAGGGATTATGAAGAATGGCTGATAGTTGACCTTGAACATGAATTCCTCTATACTGGCCAGGTAATAGGAACAGTAATAAAATCACATGTTAACACAGAACCAGTCACCGTGAAATTCATTGACAGCACACCACGAGAATATCCTACCGGCACATGGTTTGTTACATTGAAAATTACAAACCAAGATGTGATTCAAGGAATACATAACGAACACTATACCGGCGGAAGTGCAACCACTATCGAAAGAGAAGATACTGACAAGCTAAGGAAAATCTTAAATGTTCCAATAACATCAACAACAAAGTCAAAAATCAAACGCATACCCATAAGCGAGATTAAAAACCCAGTGGTGATCACTATAAGCATTGTTCATTCTCCTTGTGTTCCTCTTGCAAATTTTGTAGTTTAA